The Labrus bergylta chromosome 14, fLabBer1.1, whole genome shotgun sequence region gtttttctttaatAGTGATCAGTTTATTCAATAACTGTaaccaagaaagaaaaaataggaaggttgatttttgttttaatttcagaagCAATTCTTTTAGTTggtctttttctcctctgtgccaATCACGAAGCCGCTATGAGAGCAAGAAATGAATCACCTTTTGTATCAGAAAGTAGTGCTTCAATCATGGCAGCGGAGGTGACACTTTGTGCTGTGGcgaagttattttttttttttttaatgttgaacaAATCTTCCTGATGATCTCGGAGGTTGTGCGGATTGTGAAGACATTTAAGGTAAAGTTGTAATTTTGGTCTACATGAACAAAATTGACTTGATTTCGGCCTTTTCACCTGACGGATCACTACGACGGAGTTTTTAGAGACGGCGTTTTGTCTCTcggatgttttttaaatgttataaattAAGTTTAAAATTACTCAGCGTGACGTAAAATCATTATGACGGGCTGAATTATGATTCTGATTTTATATGTTCACCTATCATAGCCTAATTGTGTTATAGGATACACCGGCGGAGGAATCCGATTGAATTTATGGCAGCGTCGTCAAGGCCGTAAAGTTTCTTtattaggtaaaaaaaaaaacatttagtaaTATTAACGGGttaaaaacacagttacagCTCACACAGTCATCGTTTTAAGTAAACTCCTCCAAACTTGCAGAAAAGCgtcagaaagaaaacacaacggGCTGAGTTACGactctttatttttaatgtggaAAAAGAAGTTGCAGTCACACAGAGGAAATGTGCATTTTTCggtgaaatgaaaataaaattacaCAGCGTTAATTATGTGCTTTCAATTCACATTTTTGGTTTTTCACAATCGCAGCTGATAGTACACCGCAGAGGGCTCAAACAATGTGACAcgattttgttttcttcaaacTGAACAGACATAATAAATATCAGTCAGTCAACGCTTTTATCCAAGattgtcttaaaataaatatgcatAGAAATAAATCTACCCTCAGTATAGGCATGTGGAACAGTACATGTGGTTGTTtgcttggcaaaaaaaaactaaaatcaatTCCGACATTATCATTTTACACCAAAGCTAACACTGCAAAAGCCTTCACAAATAAtctaatgagatttttttaGGTAAATTCCTACAAAGAAAAGGCGAACACACTCCACTCCCTGAACATACAAAAGTTGTTACAAATTAGTGCAGATCAGCCAGAGGCCTAGAAAACTTATTGCTTTAACAAGCAGTTTAGATAAAGAGTCCCCGACTTGTTCTGAAATCCTACATTTTCTATTCCAAGAGAgtgagaaaaacatgcagagggAGCGTGCTAAATCTCCACTATAGTTACAATGTTTGTACAGAAGAAAACGTGTTTTTACATCAGGGAAACCCACAGCAGGGGAATCAAATGAAGAGCAGAAGTCTGTAGTGTCCTGCCATGAATCCTCAGCTGAAATGTGTAGCACTGAAGGACAAACTGCATATCCTGAGCTGCAAAGTAGATTTTATAATTTGCTGtatgaattaaataaacaaattgccacaaaaaaaaaaaaaaaaaaagcatcagtgtCCACCTTCAAAAAAGTGCAAGTAATAAATTTGTTCTCTTTGAGTCagagaatattacattttataaatattttcaaTCACTGCCGGGCCAACACAGGTGAGTAATGAAAATATTTGGGAATATAAAACTAATGCAAACAGAGTACTGTTTGTACCAAAGGTAAAGGTAAATGATTGaacttgtggaaaaaaagaaagaaaataaaagtaaaacatgaGCTACGTGCTTTTGTCCTGAAGTTTGTATCGTCAATGTTAAAACAATGACACGCTACACTTTGCTCCTCTGGATTTCAGCGGCTATTTCTACGATTTTAATCGTCTTTACTTTGACTAAAATTCAAATCATTTGAAATATCGTTTGCTATTTCAAGGGTTTGGTTTGAAACTGTAATTTAAGAAGAAGTGATGCTGTGTAACATgataacagcaacaacaaaccagaCTTAAGCTTTTGAACAGGATGATACAGTGTtgtaaatacaatttaaaaataaaaaataaaaaacttctaTTGCTGACATCAATTCCAATGTAAGgctattaaaacattaaaactgtgTTATAAATAACATTACTTCATAAGAAATAACCCTATCTAAATCAGTAGATTCACGCAGTGCGAGTTGTATTGAAAATGATTGTCATTTAAAACATTGCAATGCCACAATGCAGGCTCAAGTGATTAGAGTTGCGGAAGCAATGGAAGCATTGGATAAGagtgttgatttaaaatgtaaaaataattcacATTAGTCAAGCATGCATTTATCCAACCTGTCGTGAAATTATAAAAGAAATTCAACATTCTATTTTGGACAATCATAAAGACACAAACGTTTTCCCTGTTCGCCTGCTGTTCATGTACTTGCAGGAGTTTGGTGTTAAGCTGATGAGTCCTGCTTTAGCCTTTGACTGCGGGCCTTGTAAACTTCAATCAGCAGGTCTTTGACATATTGGATTTCACGTTCTACGGACTCTGCCTTGTCCCGGAGCTCCCGGTTCCTCCCTTCAAGGCAGTGCAACTGTTCCTCCAACGTGTCAAGCTCCGCCCTTTTTCGCTGGCGATACCTGCGTAAGGCAAAAAGTGACATAATGCcgatttcacatttcaaaaacCTCAGAAAGAACATTTCACAAAGCAGAAATTAAGATTCGTACCTGTGAGCAGCAGTTTTGTTCTgatctctcttcttctgtttgcgCTCGCCGCCTTCAGCTGGCACCATGTCCACTTCGTACTTCACAGCACAGTGGTCTTCTTTCAGCCTGCATGCCTGTCTGTGCCCTAATGTCTCCAGGTTCAGACTCTCCCTCGCCATTAAAAGACACTCTGGACCCTGATCCTCCAGGAAGTTACAGTGCAAATCATGCTGTGCTGCTACCTGCAGACTCTCTGACTTCACCTGCTCGTTGACGTTGCCTAAGAAGCTGTGATAGGCCTCAGACTGTGGTGCTCCTGGAATAAAACAACCATCACCGCTCTCTGATTTCCAAGAAACACTAGCTTTTGTCACCTCCACGCTAGCTTTGATACTATTCAGCACCTCGTTGTTAGCAGTGCCTCCGCTGACCTCCCTCATGCTGTACATCAGCAGATCCTCTTTCTTATGTTGGACATCAAGTGATCCACCAAAGCCAAAACCACCACCGACAACCTTTGCACCACCTATGACATCTTGACTGAAACAGcagtttttgtcttcttttggtAGAACGGCACATCGCCTGACCTCGACTGCACTACCCAGACAGTAGCTCTTCCCTACCAGCTGCTCGTCCTCTACACAGCCGTAGCTACCTGTAAGGGTCACCGCTGAGTTACCTGAGTTAATTCCTTTGGAACTCAACAAACTGTTATCGTAGCTCTCACTGAACCTCACACCGTCAGAAACTCGTTTCCTACCACACCCAGTGGGGCGACTGCAGCTGTATGGGGCGTGTCGTGGGATTTTGGATCGCCCAATGGACCCGCCACAGATGCTCAGCAGGTCCAGTTCCCCGGTTGCCAGGGTAACAAGGAGTGGGCTGGATTCCGATTGGCTGGATGATGAGTATGATGCGTATGGCAGCTGAGTGAACGGCTGAGGACCCGTCGGCAGTGGACCCCTGTCGCATTTTCCCAACCTCGGCCCTTTCTCCGGCAGTGGTTCAGACAGGAAGTAGTCCTCCAGTTGGGCGAGTTCCTCTTGCAGCAGAGAGGTCATGACCTCCAAGTCAGAGGGCACCTGGATATCATTGTGAAGGGGTGAAGGGGGAAGGGAGGCAttggtggaggagggaggggaaggagggTTTGGGAGGTACGAGGAGAAATCCACTTCTTCCGTCATCCAGTCAGTGAGACCATCACCtatgaaggagagaaaataaatgcaaGTGTTACGAATTGTTTGAATTGAAAGTATTacagctaaacaaaaaaacgttCATGCAACGTGGGACAAATGTACCAGTCATCAGACATAAACAGCTACCTCACTACTTAATCCGATCAACAACAGTAAATgcaaattcagatttttttaaaatacagttgTAGCATATCGATATATCAGACGTAGCTAGTTTATTACTTACTGTTCAGGAAGGACGAATGTACTGCAGTGCCGAGCCCACCTGAAATggggaaaaatataaaaaagcgTGCTCGCTGCAACTCACCAATTAAGTGCTGACTCTCCTCTGACACCTCCCCCCTGCacccctgtgattggctgtggtTAGCCTGtgggtgagagagagcgagggggtCTGCCGGGCAGACACGAAGACTCTTCCAAACAGGAGCTGATGTTGCCATCATTTTGTCTGCTGAGGCTTTGATTCAGTCCAAGTCCGAGCATATGATGAGCGCAAGTGGGATATGACAGATGGGCCACAGAGAGCGGGGCAGGGTGAGCATAATGAAACCTGGAggggaaacacaaacagggatCAGAGATGTGCGGCAGAGACAATAAAAGTTGACTGACGGTTTCATGAATATCACTCGTGCCGCCTTGAGCAAGTATGTCAACATGACTCAAGCTGTTGATGGAGGAGCAACAACGGACAAAACCACACACCTgcagaagatgtttttttcagttatattacCAACTAACTCCATGAAACACACATAACTTTAAAATCATATAAATGTGCATCACTAATATTACTAATTTTGACaacaaataaactgaaaaatcaaaacaaacgtcACTCTGTTATATAAAAGTTAGAGCTGTGTCCTTTGGGTTTTGACCTGCCTCAATgcgagaaaaaagaaaaaccccaCACGTGGGACCCAGTGACGCTGTCAGGGGCCAAACTGAATCACCAGAGTTACACCTGAGTGAGTCTCTCTGATCATTCACCTGGATTAATGCAGATCAGCTGCTCCTTACATCATGTTCTTTGACAGTTATTCACCTCTACTTAATCACTTCATCTTTAGACATTTAGCTGACAATTATGTggaattaaaatgaaaacctaacaacaacaaataaaagtgGCAAATGCACCTCGATCTATAGGAATAGTTACTGCATATCTACAACTACCATACCCAGCAATGTACAATTATCTATTGTTAACTCGTCCACACAACCTGGagggaggtttttaaaaaattgcaaGAAAAGTTGGTTAAATATTCTgcattaaaattaaataaacacaaggaAACCAGACAAACAAAGGACCCCTCGCAGCTGTTAACTCTGACAGTCCAACACAACAAGTCTGACACCTGCACcactacaaaaacaaacttggCACAGTAGTAAACAGAGTCTGACTTACTCCATTATTGCAGAGAAATATGTTGAGCTCTTGGAGGTGCGTTGCTAAAGCAAAGCACGACTTCTTTCCGGGTCCAAAATACTTAACGAGTTCAAagagccatgttttttttttttagctctgaaTGTCCGGTGCGGCACAAACAAGGACgagttgttgctttgttgtggacGACCTGTAAACTGAGCAGCAGCTTAATTGTGAGAAAGCATCAGTTCATTCACACCTAGCAACCGACTGCGTCATCGGGACGACCGTGCCGCTCAGCGTAGATCCCTCCGCCCCCTCCCTCCGCCTGCAACCGAAGGACATCCCTAAAACCCACTGCTCCGCTTATCAAACTATTATTAGTTCCTCAGTGgtgcttttttttcaaagtaatATTACTTAAAGGTGaaagaaaatacacaacatGAAATTATTATCATTCAATATAGGCTGATGAACAATTTAATACAATTATGTGCACAGAATCTAACTTTTCATGGAAAACGTGCGGAGGGGTTGCAATTTAGCCGACCTTTGAATATTAATT contains the following coding sequences:
- the atf5a gene encoding uncharacterized protein atf5a — its product is MMATSAPVWKSLRVCPADPLALSHPQANHSQSQGCRGEVSEESQHLIGDGLTDWMTEEVDFSSYLPNPPSPPSSTNASLPPSPLHNDIQVPSDLEVMTSLLQEELAQLEDYFLSEPLPEKGPRLGKCDRGPLPTGPQPFTQLPYASYSSSSQSESSPLLVTLATGELDLLSICGGSIGRSKIPRHAPYSCSRPTGCGRKRVSDGVRFSESYDNSLLSSKGINSGNSAVTLTGSYGCVEDEQLVGKSYCLGSAVEVRRCAVLPKEDKNCCFSQDVIGGAKVVGGGFGFGGSLDVQHKKEDLLMYSMREVSGGTANNEVLNSIKASVEVTKASVSWKSESGDGCFIPGAPQSEAYHSFLGNVNEQVKSESLQVAAQHDLHCNFLEDQGPECLLMARESLNLETLGHRQACRLKEDHCAVKYEVDMVPAEGGERKQKKRDQNKTAAHRYRQRKRAELDTLEEQLHCLEGRNRELRDKAESVEREIQYVKDLLIEVYKARSQRLKQDSSA